The sequence below is a genomic window from Vicinamibacterales bacterium.
CGCATCGGCTACAGCGAGCTGTCGCTGTCGCAGTTGAAGATCATCCAGGAAGTGGTGACACTGTCGGTGTTCGTGCCGTTCTCGATCCTCTACATGCGGCAGCCGTTTCGTCTCGACTTCCTGTGGGCGGGCCTGTGTCTGGTGGGCGCCGTCTACTTCATGTTCCGTGGCTGAGGCACACAGCAGGCTGGATGCCGCTGGCGCGGTCGACGCGCTGGCCGGACGGCTGAGCAAGCTGCACGACAAGCGCCCGCGCGCGTGGGGCAGGATGACGCCCCACGAGATGCTCTGTCATCTCGGCGATTCGCTGGCCGGCGCCCTCGGCGAACGGCCGATCTCGCCGGCGGACACGTGGGTAAACCGCACGATCATCAAATACGTCGCCCTGCATACGAGCCTTGCCTGGCCGAAGGGGACGCCGACGCGGCCTGAGGTCGATCAAACGCGCGGCGGAACGAAGCCGTCCGACTTCGATTCCGATCGCGCCCGCGTCATCGACCTGCTGACGCGCTTTTCTGCCGCCGACGCCCGCCACGAGCGTCATCCCCTCTTCGGGCCGCTGACGCGGGACGAGTGGA
It includes:
- a CDS encoding DMT family protein; the encoded protein is MRIALTTIGLLACSNVFMTFAWYAHLKDLRAKPWYVAALVSWGIALFEYLLQVPANRIGYSELSLSQLKIIQEVVTLSVFVPFSILYMRQPFRLDFLWAGLCLVGAVYFMFRG
- a CDS encoding DUF1569 domain-containing protein, with translation MAEAHSRLDAAGAVDALAGRLSKLHDKRPRAWGRMTPHEMLCHLGDSLAGALGERPISPADTWVNRTIIKYVALHTSLAWPKGTPTRPEVDQTRGGTKPSDFDSDRARVIDLLTRFSAADARHERHPLFGPLTRDEWMIWGWRHTDHHLRQFAL